From a single Cyclobacterium marinum DSM 745 genomic region:
- a CDS encoding class I SAM-dependent methyltransferase produces the protein MSKSSLFKELFVNIKTTGAVTFSSKSLVNKMLSFAEFKGAKVIVELGGGDGSITKGIIERMDKDATLYVFEISEHFCENLKKEFASDNVVIICDSAENMDKHLKGEPVDLILSSLPFSLIAKESRTAIYEKSSLMLKPSGYFIQICYSYLLRFQFASHFSTIKTAFTLKNFPPAFIMVCNS, from the coding sequence ATGAGTAAAAGTTCGCTTTTTAAAGAATTGTTTGTCAATATTAAAACTACTGGCGCAGTAACATTTAGTTCAAAGTCTCTTGTGAATAAAATGTTATCTTTTGCCGAGTTTAAAGGTGCAAAGGTCATTGTAGAACTTGGTGGAGGAGATGGTAGTATTACCAAAGGAATCATTGAAAGGATGGACAAGGATGCCACGCTGTATGTTTTTGAAATTAGTGAGCACTTTTGTGAAAACCTTAAAAAAGAATTTGCCTCAGACAACGTAGTAATTATTTGTGATTCTGCAGAAAATATGGACAAACACCTGAAAGGGGAGCCTGTTGATTTGATCTTATCTTCTCTGCCTTTTAGTCTTATTGCCAAAGAGTCCAGAACTGCTATTTATGAAAAAAGCAGCCTGATGCTGAAGCCAAGTGGATATTTTATCCAAATTTGTTATTCCTACCTATTGCGTTTCCAATTTGCTAGTCATTTTAGCACCATAAAGACAGCCTTTACCTTAAAGAATTTTCCTCCGGCTTTCATAATGGTCTGTAATAGCTGA
- a CDS encoding amidohydrolase family protein — translation MKSKNQLILPYFTAILLGLLINTSLSQAQSDNNGSKRVTTSYFLSGATIIPYPGKILSEYDILFKNGVIVKIGKNLQPPSNAKEINGKSLFVYPGFIDFGNKTGVQAPELPEKPSNFDTSNPSPEIAGIHPHFSTTKHYKFDENLEEEWRKLGFSMGQKLPEGQGMLPGSTAVVIYGNAENNNLLSSVQSQYFQFSTIRGLYPHTKLAVMAKWRDLYQNTVLYQESLKLYGKNKHIGRIKEDPVLDALIPVTQNSKSLLVLVNSELDQRRAIKMKDENNLKLILLGVNEGSSVIPLIKSKEIGVVLSLDLPKDNFTDSLPKTEQGEDYDALIKRGKNAFQEALSLASKYEKENIPFAFSSLGVDKKDLFKNISLMIENGLSKEAALAALTTNPAKLLGIDEISGSISPGKMANMVVMTDSLFTEEGKVKMVISDGYLFDYSEDTKLSNAKSQVWNYAAETPVGQSKGTWEFFQKDNKWEGTVSYDSPKGTGNKKSEMKDLVKTEEGLSFSFTVETNEEVLEVTVSGDIDQNKFDGKMNIKGYSQFIVKASKEEKPNKNHE, via the coding sequence ATGAAGTCAAAAAATCAACTCATTTTACCCTATTTTACTGCCATTCTTCTAGGTTTGCTTATAAATACCAGCCTATCACAGGCCCAGAGTGACAATAATGGATCCAAGAGGGTAACGACAAGTTATTTCCTTTCAGGGGCCACAATAATCCCCTATCCTGGTAAAATACTTAGCGAATATGACATTCTTTTTAAGAATGGAGTTATTGTGAAAATTGGAAAAAATCTTCAACCTCCTTCAAATGCAAAAGAGATCAATGGCAAGTCCCTCTTTGTATATCCCGGATTTATAGATTTCGGAAATAAAACCGGGGTTCAAGCACCTGAACTTCCCGAGAAACCCAGTAATTTTGATACCTCCAATCCAAGTCCGGAAATTGCTGGCATCCACCCACATTTTTCAACAACTAAACATTATAAATTTGATGAAAACCTTGAAGAAGAGTGGAGAAAGCTTGGTTTTAGTATGGGGCAAAAACTTCCCGAAGGTCAAGGAATGTTGCCCGGTTCAACGGCAGTTGTAATTTATGGCAATGCAGAAAACAACAACCTACTGTCATCCGTGCAATCACAATATTTCCAATTCAGCACCATCAGGGGGCTTTATCCTCACACCAAACTTGCCGTAATGGCAAAGTGGCGTGACTTGTATCAAAACACTGTGTTGTACCAGGAAAGCCTTAAGCTTTATGGGAAAAATAAGCACATTGGGCGGATAAAGGAAGACCCTGTATTGGATGCGCTGATTCCTGTAACACAAAACAGCAAATCTTTATTGGTTTTGGTAAATAGTGAATTGGATCAAAGAAGGGCCATCAAAATGAAAGATGAAAACAATCTTAAGCTTATCTTACTTGGTGTAAATGAAGGAAGTTCAGTAATCCCTTTAATAAAATCTAAAGAAATTGGTGTTGTTTTAAGCTTGGATCTACCCAAGGATAATTTTACAGATTCCCTACCCAAAACCGAGCAAGGTGAAGATTACGACGCCCTCATCAAACGTGGCAAAAACGCCTTTCAAGAAGCGCTAAGCCTGGCTTCTAAGTACGAAAAAGAAAATATTCCCTTTGCCTTTAGCAGCCTTGGGGTTGACAAAAAAGACTTATTTAAAAACATAAGTTTAATGATAGAAAATGGTCTATCTAAAGAGGCTGCACTAGCTGCTTTGACTACCAACCCGGCAAAACTTTTGGGAATAGATGAAATTAGTGGTAGCATTTCTCCCGGAAAAATGGCCAATATGGTAGTGATGACTGATAGTCTTTTCACGGAGGAAGGAAAGGTGAAAATGGTCATTAGTGATGGTTACCTTTTTGATTACAGTGAAGATACTAAGTTAAGCAATGCTAAAAGCCAAGTTTGGAATTATGCAGCAGAAACTCCTGTGGGACAATCTAAAGGAACATGGGAATTTTTTCAAAAAGACAACAAATGGGAAGGGACCGTTTCTTATGACAGTCCTAAAGGAACCGGAAATAAAAAATCCGAAATGAAGGACTTGGTTAAAACCGAAGAAGGTTTGTCTTTTTCATTTACAGTTGAGACGAACGAGGAAGTCCTTGAGGTAACGGTATCCGGAGACATTGATCAAAATAAGTTCGATGGCAAGATGAATATTAAAGGCTATAGTCAGTTTATTGTAAAAGCTTCAAAAGAAGAAAAACCGAATAAAAACCATGAATAA
- a CDS encoding DUF6909 family protein, whose product MKRTKAQESRAAIERLYITMRHLFMRGNYKPTGVSGESLVDALLTLSPEIYGLVNDPEKLELEGLLYVMERLPQGIEECRYIRLISREGYEDSGFLPLVPSKRKRNCYRVDEEQMYVEMTRGKSDIYDILTHLTFLYIESEKIRKNSTDPKGRINLNWKKLKEVVEKEIKGEEYNREAACSYLSHITGRTFEETKMAVQKFGNSQNSNSLFSIIYHMGRLSMEELIEDRDREISFSATLRERVGHHVYGESWANTIKTVLQEQDLLGRPIHVISANLHSVLNTIYGYQAFGLEDYETIEDMALKISVNGKGNKGKEVLAYALKHGLTQLPDSSGTNIGVQIIDTDKMVSDALIPGVKLPENKKKKPVLIVMDYAFGEQAYECFDELLKPYEVGEKKVPLNIISTSIMGKAGILEGKKGDIMIPNAHVFEGTADNYPFKNELSASDFEGYGLGVYDGPMITVLGTSLQNKEVLGYFMESSWKAAGLEMEGAHYQKAIQSASKIRNSIRKNVKVMYAYYASDNPLETGSTLASGALGMDGVRPAYLITYKILEKIAEV is encoded by the coding sequence ATGAAAAGGACCAAAGCACAGGAATCCAGAGCAGCCATAGAACGTTTGTACATCACCATGCGACACCTTTTTATGCGCGGCAATTACAAACCAACCGGGGTTTCAGGGGAATCCTTGGTGGATGCTTTGCTTACCCTTAGCCCTGAGATTTATGGTTTGGTTAACGACCCTGAAAAACTTGAATTAGAGGGCCTGTTGTATGTGATGGAGCGCCTTCCTCAAGGGATTGAAGAATGTAGGTACATTCGGCTAATTAGTCGAGAAGGTTATGAAGACTCAGGGTTCTTACCTTTGGTGCCATCCAAGCGTAAACGCAATTGTTATAGGGTGGATGAGGAACAGATGTATGTGGAGATGACTCGCGGGAAGAGTGATATTTACGACATCCTTACACACCTAACTTTTTTATACATTGAGTCGGAAAAAATCCGAAAAAACAGTACAGACCCCAAGGGAAGAATTAACCTCAATTGGAAAAAATTGAAGGAAGTTGTAGAAAAGGAAATTAAAGGAGAAGAGTACAATAGGGAAGCTGCTTGTTCTTATTTAAGTCACATCACTGGAAGAACATTTGAAGAGACAAAGATGGCTGTACAAAAGTTTGGCAATTCCCAAAATAGCAACAGTCTTTTTTCTATTATTTATCACATGGGGAGGTTATCTATGGAGGAATTGATAGAAGACCGGGACAGAGAGATTTCTTTTTCAGCCACCTTGAGAGAGAGGGTAGGTCATCATGTGTATGGTGAGTCGTGGGCCAACACTATTAAAACAGTTTTGCAGGAACAAGATTTATTGGGAAGGCCTATACATGTGATAAGTGCCAATTTACACAGTGTACTCAATACCATCTATGGTTACCAAGCTTTCGGGCTAGAGGATTATGAAACCATAGAGGATATGGCTTTAAAAATTAGTGTCAATGGAAAGGGCAATAAGGGAAAGGAAGTTTTAGCTTATGCCCTAAAGCACGGGTTGACACAATTACCTGATTCTTCAGGTACCAATATTGGCGTTCAAATTATAGATACAGATAAGATGGTTTCCGATGCGCTGATACCTGGAGTGAAACTTCCTGAAAATAAAAAGAAGAAGCCGGTTTTAATTGTGATGGACTATGCTTTTGGAGAACAAGCCTATGAATGTTTTGATGAATTATTGAAACCATATGAAGTGGGTGAGAAAAAGGTTCCTTTAAATATTATCAGTACCTCAATAATGGGTAAAGCAGGGATATTGGAAGGAAAAAAAGGAGATATAATGATCCCAAATGCTCACGTTTTCGAGGGAACAGCTGATAATTATCCATTTAAGAACGAATTAAGTGCCAGCGATTTTGAAGGTTATGGACTTGGTGTTTATGATGGGCCAATGATAACGGTACTGGGGACCTCCCTTCAGAATAAGGAGGTATTGGGCTATTTTATGGAGTCTTCATGGAAAGCCGCGGGCTTGGAAATGGAAGGTGCCCATTACCAAAAAGCCATTCAATCTGCCAGCAAAATTAGAAACAGCATCCGCAAGAACGTTAAAGTGATGTATGCCTATTATGCCTCAGACAATCCTTTGGAGACAGGAAGTACTTTGGCATCGGGTGCCTTGGGAATGGATGGGGTCCGACCTGCCTATTTGATCACCTATAAAATACTTGAAAAAATAGCAGAAGTTTAG
- a CDS encoding PA0069 family radical SAM protein, whose product MKVASFKGRGTSQQPGNVYEKNDFVQEHMEGVDLPIYEENPRTKFIKINTKSALSVNDSPDLPLSYSINPYQGCEHGCIYCYARNSHQYWGYDSGLGFETNILVKANIIEQLKRQFEKPTYQAQAIMLSGNTDCYQPAESKFKLTKKVLETCLEYKHPVSIITKNSLIERDFELLKKLASKNLVHVYLSINHLDNELKLLLEPRTAIAGKKIEIIRKFSTAGIPIGIMVAPIIPGINTDAIPKIIKLAVKAGAKKVGYTVVRLNGHVKDLFHNWLLEHFPDRAEKVMHQIEALHGGNVNDSDWGRRLKGEGVLAQTISDLVQISIRKHLPKDAKMPAFDFSQFIGNGQTKLF is encoded by the coding sequence ATGAAAGTAGCGAGTTTTAAGGGAAGAGGCACTAGTCAACAGCCGGGTAATGTATACGAAAAAAATGACTTTGTTCAAGAACATATGGAGGGAGTAGACCTTCCTATATATGAAGAAAATCCTCGAACAAAGTTTATTAAAATCAATACTAAGTCAGCACTTAGTGTAAATGATAGTCCCGATTTACCACTTAGCTACTCCATAAATCCTTACCAAGGTTGTGAACATGGCTGTATCTACTGCTATGCAAGAAATTCACACCAATATTGGGGATATGATTCCGGTTTAGGATTTGAAACTAATATATTGGTAAAAGCCAATATTATTGAACAGCTTAAGAGACAATTTGAAAAGCCAACTTACCAAGCCCAAGCAATCATGCTTTCCGGAAACACTGATTGTTATCAACCGGCAGAAAGTAAATTTAAGCTGACGAAAAAAGTTCTTGAGACATGCCTAGAATACAAACATCCCGTAAGCATTATCACAAAGAATAGTTTGATAGAAAGAGATTTTGAACTGTTGAAAAAATTAGCAAGTAAAAATCTAGTGCACGTCTATCTTTCTATTAATCATTTAGATAATGAATTAAAACTGCTTTTAGAACCTAGAACTGCAATTGCAGGGAAAAAAATTGAAATCATTCGGAAATTTTCTACAGCAGGCATTCCTATTGGCATAATGGTTGCACCAATTATTCCCGGAATTAATACAGATGCTATTCCGAAAATAATTAAGTTGGCAGTTAAAGCAGGCGCCAAAAAAGTGGGTTATACCGTAGTTAGGTTAAATGGGCATGTAAAAGATTTGTTTCACAATTGGTTATTGGAACATTTTCCTGACAGGGCAGAAAAGGTTATGCACCAAATAGAAGCGCTGCACGGTGGGAATGTAAATGATTCTGATTGGGGGAGGAGGCTTAAAGGTGAAGGGGTGTTGGCTCAAACAATTTCAGACCTGGTCCAGATTTCCATCAGGAAACATCTACCTAAAGACGCAAAAATGCCTGCTTTTGACTTTAGTCAATTTATAGGTAATGGACAAACAAAACTTTTTTAG
- a CDS encoding amidohydrolase family protein — MNKKILLLAGLLIWLGSQGFAQENPVADVLIKNAKVLTITNGTLENTDVLIQKGIITEIGADLKAKKSIPIIDAEGQYLMPGIIDAHSHLALEIINEASSPITSEVQMRDVIDPFDISIYRALAGGTTISHAMHGSANVIGGQNVTLKHRYGTADPGKLIMDEAPRTIKFALGENPTRVHGIGKNLQPRSRMGVEAVIRNGFEEALQYKRAWEKWERDKKDEKIASAPPKYNSRLQTLVDILEGEIIIHCHSYRADEIYMLIQVCQEYGIENIVFSHVNEGFKVAPELAKYTMGASVFSDWWAYKFEVYYSTAYNAAILTKNGVVTSINSDSDELIRHLYHEAAKTQRYGGLSDEEALALITINPAKQLGIDQFVGSIEVGKQADLVLFDKHPLSIYAIPQMTWVDGVKYFDRASDDADQRLKINVNRSLDPFRLSTGTHNCMQDVDMLFTENQHY, encoded by the coding sequence ATGAATAAGAAAATACTACTACTTGCTGGTTTATTAATTTGGTTGGGCAGCCAGGGCTTCGCTCAGGAAAACCCTGTTGCTGATGTTTTGATAAAAAACGCCAAAGTCCTTACCATTACGAATGGCACATTAGAAAATACGGACGTACTCATTCAAAAAGGTATAATAACAGAAATCGGAGCCGATCTTAAAGCAAAAAAAAGCATCCCTATTATAGATGCTGAAGGTCAATATTTAATGCCGGGGATTATAGACGCACATTCTCATCTGGCACTTGAAATCATCAATGAGGCCAGTAGCCCAATCACCTCAGAAGTTCAAATGAGGGATGTAATTGACCCTTTTGATATTTCTATCTACAGGGCATTGGCCGGAGGAACCACCATCTCCCATGCCATGCATGGATCTGCCAATGTAATCGGAGGTCAAAATGTAACTTTGAAACACCGTTATGGAACAGCTGATCCCGGGAAACTGATCATGGATGAGGCACCACGTACCATTAAATTTGCATTAGGAGAAAACCCGACTAGGGTGCATGGAATTGGCAAAAACCTACAACCTAGGTCTAGAATGGGCGTAGAGGCCGTAATTCGTAATGGATTTGAAGAAGCACTACAATATAAAAGAGCCTGGGAAAAATGGGAAAGGGATAAAAAAGACGAAAAAATTGCTTCGGCCCCACCAAAGTACAATTCCAGGTTGCAAACGCTTGTTGACATATTGGAGGGTGAAATAATTATTCACTGTCACTCTTATAGAGCAGATGAAATTTATATGCTTATACAGGTATGTCAGGAATATGGCATAGAGAATATTGTCTTTTCACATGTAAATGAAGGGTTTAAAGTGGCTCCGGAGCTGGCAAAATACACTATGGGAGCTTCAGTATTTTCGGATTGGTGGGCTTACAAGTTTGAGGTGTATTACTCCACGGCTTATAATGCGGCCATACTAACCAAAAACGGCGTAGTGACATCCATTAATTCAGACTCAGATGAGCTGATTCGCCACCTTTATCATGAGGCTGCCAAGACCCAAAGATACGGAGGGCTTTCTGATGAAGAAGCCTTGGCTTTGATAACCATTAATCCTGCAAAACAATTGGGCATTGACCAATTTGTAGGATCCATTGAGGTGGGGAAACAGGCTGATTTGGTATTGTTCGACAAGCACCCACTTTCCATATATGCCATCCCACAAATGACATGGGTAGATGGAGTCAAATATTTCGATAGAGCATCTGATGATGCCGACCAAAGATTAAAGATCAACGTTAATAGATCCCTTGATCCGTTTCGTTTAAGTACAGGTACACATAATTGCATGCAGGATGTTGACATGTTGTTTACTGAAAACCAACACTATTAA